In one window of Camelina sativa cultivar DH55 chromosome 15, Cs, whole genome shotgun sequence DNA:
- the LOC104746372 gene encoding DEAD-box ATP-dependent RNA helicase 2-like isoform X2 has product MATANPGRGGGGRRGGGPMDDDKLVFETTEGIEPITSFNDMGIKEDVLRGVYEYGFEKPSAIQQRAVMPILQGRDVIAQAQSGTGKTSMIALSVCQVVDTSSREVQALILSPTRELATQTERTIQAIGLHANIQAHACIGGKSVGEDIRKLEHGVHVVSGTPGRVCDMIKRRSLRTRAIKLLILDESDEMLSRGFKDQIYDVYRYLPPDLQVCLVSATLPHEILEMTSKFMTEPVKILVKRDELTLEGIKQFFVAVEKEEWKFDTLCDLYDTLTITQAVIFCNTKRKVEWLGEKMRSNNFTVSSMHGDMPQKERDEIMNQFRSGDSRVLITTDVWARGIDVQQVSLVINYDLPNNRELYIHRIGRSGRFGRKGVAINFVKSDDIKILRDIEQYYSTQIDEMPMNVADLI; this is encoded by the exons ATGGCGACAGCGAATCCTGGCCGTGGAGGTGGTGGTAGAAGAGGCGGTGGACCGATGGATGACGATAAGTTGGTCTTCGAGACGACGGAAGGGATCGAGCCCATCACGAGCTTCAATGATATGGGCATTAAGGAAGATGTGCTTCGCGGTGTTTACGAATACGGTTTCGAGAAGCCTTCCGCGATCCAGCAGAGGGCTGTTATGCCGATTCTTCAAGGGCGTGATGTTATTGCTCAAGCTCAGTCTGGTACTGGGAAGACATCTATGATTGCTCTCTCCGTTTGCCAAGTCGTTGACACTTCCTCTAGAGA GGTTCAGGCCTTGATATTATCACCAACAAGAGAGCTGGCTACACAAACGGAGAGGACGATACAAGCTATCGGATTACATGCTAACATTCAGGCACATGCATGCATCGGTGGGAAGAGCGTTGGAGAAGACATCAGGAAGCTAGAGCATGGTGTCCATGTTGTGTCTGGGACACCTGGTCGTGTCTGTGATATGATTAAGAGGAGAAGTCTACGAACCAGAGCTATTAAACTTCTGATTCTTGATGAATCTGATGAAATGCTGAGCAGAGGGTTTAAGGACCAAATCTATGATGTTTACAGATATCTTCCACCCGATCTTCAG GTTTGCTTGGTTTCTGCAACTCTTCCTCACGAGATTTTGGAGATGACATCCAAGTTTATGACAGAGCCAGTGAAGATACTTGTGAAGCGTGATGAGTTGACTCTTGAA ggaatcaaacaattttttgttgctgttgagaaGGAGGAGTGGAAGTTTGATACACTCTGTGATCTTTATGACACACTTACTATCACTCAAGCTGTTATCTTCTGCAATACAAAACGAAAG GTGGAGTGGCTAGGTGAGAAAATGAGAAGTAACAACTTCACAGTCTCATCAATGCACGGGGACATGCCTCAGAAGGAGAGAGACGAGATCATGAATCAGTTTCGGTCAGGTGACAGTCGTGTTTTGATCACAACAGATGTATGGGCACGTGGGATTGATGTGCAGCAA GTTTCTCTTGTCATCAATTATGATCTCCCGAACAACCGTGAGCTCTACATCCATCGCATTGGTCGGTCTGGTCGTTTTGGGCGTAAG GGTGTTGCAATCAACTTTGTTAAGAGCGACGATATCAAGATCCTCCGAGACATTGAGCAGTACTACAGTACCCAGATTGATGAGATGCCAATGAATGTAGCTGATCTCATCTAG
- the LOC104746372 gene encoding DEAD-box ATP-dependent RNA helicase 2-like isoform X3, with the protein MATANPGRGGGGRRGGGPMDDDKLVFETTEGIEPITSFNDMGIKEDVLRGVYEYGFEKPSAIQQRAVMPILQGRDVIAQAQSGTGKTSMIALSVCQVVDTSSREVQALILSPTRELATQTERTIQAIGLHANIQAHACIGGKSVGEDIRKLEHGVHVVSGTPGRVCDMIKRRSLRTRAIKLLILDESDEMLSRGFKDQIYDVYRYLPPDLQVCLVSATLPHEILEMTSKFMTEPVKILVKRDELTLEGIKQFFVAVEKEEWKFDTLCDLYDTLTITQAVIFCNTKRKVEWLGEKMRSNNFTVSSMHGDMPQKERDEIMNQFRSGDSRVLITTDVWARGIDVQQVSLVINYDLPNNRELYIHRIGRSGRFGRKGVAINFVKSDDIKILRDIEQYYSTQIDEMPMNVADLI; encoded by the exons GTGGTAGAAGAGGCGGTGGACCGATGGATGACGATAAGTTGGTCTTCGAGACGACGGAAGGGATCGAGCCCATCACGAGCTTCAATGATATGGGCATTAAGGAAGATGTGCTTCGCGGTGTTTACGAATACGGTTTCGAGAAGCCTTCCGCGATCCAGCAGAGGGCTGTTATGCCGATTCTTCAAGGGCGTGATGTTATTGCTCAAGCTCAGTCTGGTACTGGGAAGACATCTATGATTGCTCTCTCCGTTTGCCAAGTCGTTGACACTTCCTCTAGAGA GGTTCAGGCCTTGATATTATCACCAACAAGAGAGCTGGCTACACAAACGGAGAGGACGATACAAGCTATCGGATTACATGCTAACATTCAGGCACATGCATGCATCGGTGGGAAGAGCGTTGGAGAAGACATCAGGAAGCTAGAGCATGGTGTCCATGTTGTGTCTGGGACACCTGGTCGTGTCTGTGATATGATTAAGAGGAGAAGTCTACGAACCAGAGCTATTAAACTTCTGATTCTTGATGAATCTGATGAAATGCTGAGCAGAGGGTTTAAGGACCAAATCTATGATGTTTACAGATATCTTCCACCCGATCTTCAG GTTTGCTTGGTTTCTGCAACTCTTCCTCACGAGATTTTGGAGATGACATCCAAGTTTATGACAGAGCCAGTGAAGATACTTGTGAAGCGTGATGAGTTGACTCTTGAA ggaatcaaacaattttttgttgctgttgagaaGGAGGAGTGGAAGTTTGATACACTCTGTGATCTTTATGACACACTTACTATCACTCAAGCTGTTATCTTCTGCAATACAAAACGAAAG GTGGAGTGGCTAGGTGAGAAAATGAGAAGTAACAACTTCACAGTCTCATCAATGCACGGGGACATGCCTCAGAAGGAGAGAGACGAGATCATGAATCAGTTTCGGTCAGGTGACAGTCGTGTTTTGATCACAACAGATGTATGGGCACGTGGGATTGATGTGCAGCAA GTTTCTCTTGTCATCAATTATGATCTCCCGAACAACCGTGAGCTCTACATCCATCGCATTGGTCGGTCTGGTCGTTTTGGGCGTAAG GGTGTTGCAATCAACTTTGTTAAGAGCGACGATATCAAGATCCTCCGAGACATTGAGCAGTACTACAGTACCCAGATTGATGAGATGCCAATGAATGTAGCTGATCTCATCTAG